From Mustela erminea isolate mMusErm1 chromosome 1, mMusErm1.Pri, whole genome shotgun sequence, a single genomic window includes:
- the CSPG5 gene encoding chondroitin sulfate proteoglycan 5 isoform X3, translated as MGRAGGGGPGRGPPPLLLLLLGATLVFAAGAAPAREAGSAVEAEEQVKSVLEWEPRANSTREKAGPPAAGEDETSWTAPGGQPAVVGPGAGPEEALEASAAVTGTAWLEADSPGLGGVTAEAGSGDTQALPATPSAPEEALGQSSMPTVTPEATEASGPPSPTPDDKLSPGPELPKESPLEVWLNLGGSTHDPHGPEPTFPVQGTLEPQPASDIIDIDYFEGLDGEGRGADLESFPGSPGTSEHHPDSGGETPSWSLLDLYDDFTPFDESDFYPTTSFYDDLEEEEEEEEDDKDSAGGGDLEDESDLLVPTEKPGLGPGTGQPTSRWHAVPPQHTLGMVPGSSIALRPRPGEPGRDLAPSENGTECRSGFVRHNGSCRSVCDLFPSYCHNGGQCYLVENIGAFCRCNTQDYIWHKGMRCESIITDFQVMCVAVGSAALVLLLLFMMTVFFAKKLYLLKTENTKLRRTNKFRTPSELHNDNFSLSTIAEGSHPNALPRPLPLSLGYFRAGDGSSQLWR; from the exons ATGGGccgagccgggggcgggggcccgGGCCGGgggccgccgccgctgctgctgctgcttctggggGCCACGCTGGTCTTCGCCGCCGGGGCCGCGCCGG CGCGTGAGGCGGGCAGCGCCGTCGAGGCTGAAGAGCAGGTGAAAAGCGTCCTGGAATGGGAGCCGCGTGCCAACAGCACGCGGGAGAAGGCCGGCCCACCAGCTGCTGGGGAGGATGAGACCTCATGGACTGCACCTGGCGGCCAGCCGGCTGTGGTGGGGCCTGGGGCCGGGCCAGAGGAGGCACTGGAGGCGTCCGCGGCAGTGACCGGCACCGCCTGGCTGGAGGCCGACAGCCCGGGCCTGGGTGGAGTGACCGCAGAGGCGGGCAGCGGCGACACCCAGGCCCTTCCAGCCACGCCCTCGGCTCCTGAGGAGGCCCTGGGACAGTCATCGATGCCCACTGTTACCCCCGAGGCTACAGAGGCAAGCGGACCACCCTCCCCGACTCCTGACGACAAGCTGAGCCCAGGCCCTGAGCTCCCCAAGGAGAGCCCCTTAGAGGTTTGGCTGAACCTGGGAGGCAGCACACATGATCCACATGGGCCAGAGCCCACATTCCCCGTTCAGGGCACACTGGAGCCCCAGCCGGCGTCAGATATAATTGACATCGACTACTTCGAAGGATTGGATGGTGAGGGCCGTGGCGCCGACCTGGAGAGCTTCCCAGGGTCGCCAGGAACCTCAGAGCACCACCCCGATAGTGGGGGAGAGACCCCTTCCTGGAGCCTGCTTGACTTGTACGATGACTTCACCCCCTTTGATGAATCTGACTTCTACCCCACTACATCCTTCTATGATGacttggaggaagaggaggaggaagaggaggatgacaAGGATTCAGCAGGAGGTGGAGACCTGGAAGATGAAAGTGACCTTCTGGTGCCCACTGAGAAGCCTGGTCTGGGGCCCGGGACTGGCCAGCCCACCAGTCGGTGGCATGCCGTCCCCCCACAGCATACTCTGGGGATGGTCCCTGGCAGCAGCATCGCCCTCAGGCCCCGCCCAGGAGAGCCAGGCAGGGACCTGGCCCCAAGTGAGAATGGCACCGAGTGCCGCAGCGGCTTTGTGCGGCATAATGGCTCCTGCCGGTCAGTGTGCGACCTCTTCCCAAGTTACTGTCACAATGGCGGCCAGTGCTACCTGGTGGAGAACATAGGGGCCTTCTGCAG GTGCAACACGCAGGACTACATCTGGCACAAGGGGATGCGCTGCGAGTCCATCATCACCGACTTCCAGGTGATGTGCGTGGCTGTCGGCTCAGCCGCCCTCGTCCTGCTCCTGCTCTTCATGATGACTGTGTTCTTCGCCAAGAAGCTCTATCTGCTCAAGACGGAGAACACCAAGCTGCGAAGGACCAA